The Meiothermus sp. genome segment GCGAGCTCGTTTTCGCTCCTCTTTTTTGCAACACAAGACAGGATGTACAAAACCGGCCTGAAGTACCATATAAATCATGAGCGAGACGACACTGCCTACCAAAGAGCAGGTTTTGGAAGCCCTCAAGGTTGTGCGGGACCCGGAGATTCCTGTTAACGTGGTGGATTTGGGGCTGGTTTACGACGCCGAAGTCAAAGAAGGGGGCGTGGTGGACATCACCATGACCCTGACCTCCATCGGTTGTCCCGCACAGGATATTGTCAAGGCCGACGCCGAAATTGCCGTAATGCGCCTGGAGGGTGTAAATGCGGTCAACGTAGACTTTGTATGGACCCCGCCCTGGACGCCTGCCAAGATGACTGAAGATGGTAAGCGTCAGATGCGGATGTTTGGTTTCAACGTTTGATGGTCGGCATTACATGCGGCTGGTAAACTCGCGCTTGATGTAAAGCATGGGATCGGTGGGGTTGGCTGCCGCCCGGATGAGCTTTTCGGCTTCTGCATCCTCGAGCTCAAACAACGCTCCGTACTCCGAAGGGGCAATTACAGCTTCCTTAAAGTCGGTCACGCCGCGCTCAAGCAGCCAGATGGTCAGCTCTTTCAGTGCTGCATCGCCCTGGGGGCCAAACCTGGGCCCGAAGGCATCCAGGCTCAAAATGCGGTGCTGGCCCTGGCGTACAAATACGGCAAAGCGGGCTTGGGCCCGCTGGTCTTGCCAGTCGGTGATATAGAAAACTGCGGCCTCGGGAAAGTCTACGCCCTTCAGGGCTTCCTTGAGGTCTGAAAGAGTTTCTTGGGGAGCGCCACGAAGACCTACGAGTTCCATGCCCATATTCTAACCAAGCGCTGTTTTTACTTCCGTTGGGCATGAACTGGCGAAGAAGTGTTTTCGCTAGGGCTCTACCCTTACGCCCTTCCAGAAAGCGATGCGCCCCCGGATCTGCTTTGCGGCTTCTTTGGGCTCGGGATAGTACCAGGCCGCATCCTTGTTGATCTGGCCATCGACCTCGAGGCTGTAGTAGCTCGCCACGCCCTTCCAGGGGCAGGTGGTGTGGGTAGAGGACTCGCGCAAAAATTCCCGTTTTACCGATTCGGCAGGGAAGTAATGGTTTCCTTCGACCACCACGGTATCGTTGCTCTCTGCGATGACCCGACCGTTCCAGATGGCTTTCATGGTGTCAGGGTAGCGCGGGAGGCAGGGGGACGAAGTATTGCGGAATACAGAAAGAAAACCGGTGCTGGTAGGGTTTGTTGACTCCAATCCCCCGACCCCTTTCACCCATCAAGGGTGAAAGGGGTGGTTGAGGGTCTGGTTTTTATACCAGATTCGGTTAGTACAGCGTTGTAGAGATGGCTGTACCTGGGGATTTGCCCTTCCATGGCAACCCCACCCTTGCCCTCCCCTGCTAGGGGAGGGTAGGCAGTGTATGGGGTCTATACGAACTAACCCGACCGAAGTTATCCGCGTAGCGGAGGGCGATACCGCCCCTTGGAAGGGAGACGCTTTCTTCGCCGACCGACAGGGAGGGGTGTGCTCTAGGATTCAAAAAGACAACCTATGGGTTTTTGGTTTTTTGAACTGTCTTTTTGAATCCGGTATTACGGGAGCATAAAGGAGATGAGCTTGGTCTCCAGAAACTCCTCCATGCCCCAGTGGCCTCCCTCGCGGCCCAGGCCCGAGTTTTTATAGCCGCCAAAGGGCAGGTTAGAGCCCATGGCGCTGG includes the following:
- a CDS encoding DUF427 domain-containing protein, which produces MKAIWNGRVIAESNDTVVVEGNHYFPAESVKREFLRESSTHTTCPWKGVASYYSLEVDGQINKDAAWYYPEPKEAAKQIRGRIAFWKGVRVEP
- a CDS encoding metal-sulfur cluster assembly factor; protein product: MSETTLPTKEQVLEALKVVRDPEIPVNVVDLGLVYDAEVKEGGVVDITMTLTSIGCPAQDIVKADAEIAVMRLEGVNAVNVDFVWTPPWTPAKMTEDGKRQMRMFGFNV
- a CDS encoding DUF3197 domain-containing protein, translated to MELVGLRGAPQETLSDLKEALKGVDFPEAAVFYITDWQDQRAQARFAVFVRQGQHRILSLDAFGPRFGPQGDAALKELTIWLLERGVTDFKEAVIAPSEYGALFELEDAEAEKLIRAAANPTDPMLYIKREFTSRM